In a genomic window of Pedobacter sp. KBS0701:
- the bamA gene encoding outer membrane protein assembly factor BamA, whose protein sequence is MKRIFQVLILLVLAAPAFAQVRPQGQAPVTPSLKVGGLDLDYFSPKEYIIGGTTVTGTQYLDKEVLITLSKLTKGDKIVLPGEATSDAIKTLWAQGLFDDVKLNIEKFVQDSVYFEIEVVERPRLSSIDLKGIRKSEKTAIQEKLNDKTGKIVNDNLYNTTSAIVKKYLLDKGFFFTKIDYKTRKDPNAENSVVLEAYIDKGHRVKVQHIDFTGNKDFKSAKLRKFLKSPKQFAWWRFWGSGKFAKEKYEENKVKMIAKMHEKGYRDAELLKDTIYQYNNKKVNIRMDLYEGKKYYFGNITWAGNAIYPDSILKKVLTIEKGDVFSEEKLNKKLNGGGENGGDINSMYTDNGYLTFNIDPVQTKIYGDTVDVELRMYEGPQYTNNRITIKGNTITNDKVVLREIRTKPGQKFNKSDLIRTIREIGQLGNFDESKTVPTPRPNPADGTVDIEYAVEEKPSDQIELSGGFGGGRIIGTLGLTFNNFSLRNLFNLKAYKPLPKGDGQKLSLRGQTNGKYYQSYSFSFSQPWFGGEKPVSFGVSAFTSLQSNGLSNGDALFQKIRLNGVTVSLGRRLNWPDNYFQLTHAVSLQQYILNNYTGYLFSSGTSYNLSLSQEISRDSRDSPIFPKSGSFIRFTVQATPPYSLFNKVNYATASDKEKYRFTEYHKWKFDSQWYQRVAGNLVVKAQAQFGFLGQYSQAVGQSAFERFKLGGDGMQGFDFLQGSELIAMRGYANNTVIPNGSDPRIAQQSGSPIYTKYVLEARYPVIASQQATAFVLAFAEAGNTWNRFGDFNPFNVRRSVGVGARIFLPIFGLLGIDYGHAFDRIPGVADGGKQNFTFSIAQQLGGF, encoded by the coding sequence ATGAAAAGAATATTTCAAGTTTTAATCCTACTAGTTTTAGCCGCTCCGGCCTTCGCTCAAGTACGTCCACAAGGTCAGGCTCCGGTAACCCCTTCTTTAAAGGTTGGTGGCTTAGATCTCGATTATTTTAGTCCAAAAGAATATATTATTGGAGGTACAACAGTAACCGGAACCCAATATTTAGATAAAGAAGTATTAATCACCTTGTCTAAATTAACTAAAGGCGATAAAATCGTTCTTCCAGGGGAAGCAACTTCTGATGCAATTAAAACGTTGTGGGCACAGGGCTTGTTTGATGATGTTAAACTTAACATCGAAAAATTTGTTCAGGATTCTGTTTATTTTGAAATTGAAGTAGTAGAACGTCCGCGTTTAAGTTCTATAGATTTAAAAGGTATCCGTAAATCTGAAAAAACTGCCATTCAGGAAAAGTTAAATGATAAAACGGGTAAAATCGTAAACGATAACTTATACAATACCACATCTGCCATTGTTAAGAAATACTTATTGGATAAAGGCTTTTTCTTTACCAAGATCGATTACAAAACGCGTAAAGATCCGAATGCAGAAAATAGTGTGGTATTAGAAGCTTATATTGATAAAGGTCACCGTGTTAAAGTGCAACATATCGATTTTACAGGGAATAAAGATTTCAAATCAGCAAAACTTAGAAAATTCCTTAAAAGCCCTAAACAATTTGCGTGGTGGCGTTTTTGGGGTTCCGGAAAATTCGCAAAAGAGAAATACGAAGAGAATAAGGTTAAAATGATTGCTAAAATGCACGAGAAAGGTTATCGTGATGCGGAATTATTAAAAGATACCATTTACCAGTATAACAATAAAAAAGTTAATATTAGAATGGACCTTTACGAAGGTAAAAAGTATTATTTCGGTAATATTACCTGGGCAGGTAATGCCATTTATCCGGATAGTATTCTGAAAAAAGTATTAACCATTGAAAAAGGTGATGTTTTCAGCGAAGAAAAATTAAATAAAAAATTAAATGGTGGTGGCGAAAACGGTGGCGACATTAACAGCATGTACACCGATAATGGATATTTAACTTTTAATATTGATCCGGTACAGACCAAAATTTATGGCGATACTGTTGATGTGGAATTACGCATGTACGAAGGACCACAATATACCAACAACCGCATTACTATAAAAGGTAATACCATTACAAATGATAAGGTTGTTTTACGTGAGATCCGTACCAAACCAGGACAGAAATTTAACAAAAGTGATTTAATCCGTACCATTCGTGAAATTGGTCAATTGGGTAACTTTGACGAGTCTAAAACTGTACCTACACCTCGGCCTAACCCTGCAGACGGTACTGTAGATATTGAATATGCAGTAGAAGAGAAACCTTCAGATCAGATTGAACTATCAGGTGGTTTTGGTGGTGGCCGTATCATTGGTACATTAGGTCTAACTTTCAATAACTTTTCGTTACGTAACTTATTTAATTTAAAGGCTTATAAACCATTGCCAAAAGGTGACGGACAGAAATTAAGCTTACGTGGGCAAACCAACGGTAAATATTATCAATCGTATAGCTTCTCATTCTCACAACCTTGGTTTGGTGGCGAGAAACCGGTAAGCTTCGGAGTGAGTGCATTTACCTCATTACAATCGAACGGTTTAAGCAATGGAGATGCTTTATTTCAAAAAATCCGTTTAAATGGGGTAACCGTTAGTTTAGGTAGAAGATTAAACTGGCCAGATAACTATTTCCAGTTAACCCACGCGGTGAGTTTACAACAGTATATCTTAAATAACTATACAGGGTATTTATTTAGTTCAGGTACATCTTATAACTTAAGTTTATCACAAGAAATCAGCCGCGATTCAAGAGATTCGCCAATCTTCCCTAAATCAGGATCATTCATCCGTTTCACTGTTCAGGCAACGCCACCATACTCACTGTTCAACAAAGTGAATTATGCAACGGCATCTGATAAAGAAAAATACCGTTTTACCGAATACCATAAATGGAAGTTCGATTCGCAGTGGTACCAACGTGTTGCAGGTAACTTAGTAGTTAAAGCGCAGGCACAATTTGGTTTCTTAGGGCAGTATAGCCAGGCAGTAGGTCAATCCGCATTTGAGCGTTTCAAACTGGGTGGTGATGGTATGCAGGGATTCGATTTCTTACAGGGATCTGAGCTAATCGCAATGCGTGGTTATGCAAACAATACCGTTATCCCAAATGGTTCTGATCCAAGAATTGCTCAACAATCTGGTAGCCCTATTTATACAAAATATGTACTTGAGGCGCGTTATCCGGTTATTGCAAGTCAGCAAGCTACAGCCTTTGTCTTAGCCTTCGCAGAGGCCGGTAACACCTGGAACAGGTTTGGTGATTTTAATCCGTTCAACGTGAGAAGATCAGTTGGTGTAGGCGCACGTATCTTCCTACCTATATTTGGTTTATTGGGTATCGATTACGGACATGCATTTGACAGGATTCCTGGAGTAGCAGATGGCGGTAAGCAAAACTTTACTTTTAGTATCGCACAACAATTAGGTGGATTTTAA
- a CDS encoding isoprenyl transferase: MGFKEQIDYSRLPKHIAVIMDGNGRWAKGQGKVRVFGHEQGVISVKDIVEGCVEVGIEYLTLYAFSTENWNRPKEEVDALMQILISTINKETETLNKKNIKLNAIGNIASLPQECIDDLKEAMEKTAHNEKCTLTLALSYSAKWEILEAAKKIASAVKDNTISLDDINEDLFSSKLTTVNIPDPELMIRTSGEHRISNYLLWQMAYTEFYFTDVLWPDFRSEDLFEAIVDYQKRERRFGKISEQLN; this comes from the coding sequence ATGGGATTTAAAGAACAAATAGACTATAGCCGCCTGCCAAAGCACATTGCCGTAATCATGGATGGTAATGGAAGATGGGCAAAAGGCCAGGGCAAAGTGCGGGTTTTTGGACATGAACAAGGTGTAATTTCTGTAAAAGACATTGTTGAAGGTTGTGTTGAAGTAGGTATTGAGTACCTCACTTTATATGCTTTTTCTACCGAAAACTGGAACAGACCCAAAGAAGAGGTAGATGCTTTGATGCAGATTCTGATTTCTACCATCAACAAAGAAACCGAAACACTTAATAAAAAAAATATTAAGCTGAATGCCATTGGCAATATTGCGTCCTTACCTCAGGAGTGTATTGATGATTTAAAAGAAGCCATGGAAAAAACAGCCCATAACGAAAAATGTACTTTAACACTGGCATTAAGTTATAGTGCGAAATGGGAAATTTTGGAAGCCGCTAAAAAAATTGCATCAGCGGTAAAAGATAATACCATTTCTTTGGATGATATTAACGAAGACCTGTTTTCGTCGAAACTAACAACCGTAAATATACCAGATCCTGAACTTATGATCAGGACCAGTGGCGAACACCGTATCAGCAATTATCTGCTTTGGCAAATGGCTTATACCGAGTTTTATTTTACTGATGTTTTATGGCCGGATTTCAGAAGTGAAGATCTTTTCGAGGCCATTGTAGACTATCAAAAACGCGAACGCCGTTTTGGTAAAATTAGCGAGCAATTAAACTAA
- a CDS encoding DUF6089 family protein gives MTPGKQLLIIFFLIFSGQFVRAQRAVIGEPSWELGVMAGGAGYMGDLNQNNPLYISGLSGGIYAKRNFNQYLGVRLNYTYGQVKADDSYSGNEQLRERNLRFKTSLSEFSALVDFNFFNFNLGGGTRQFTPYLFTGVGLLVFKPTVKVNGERYRLDRLATEGQENGYKNAVLTIPYGLGLRYNYRDTWSIFTELGYRTPSTDYIDDVSGRYPVNQVIVGDGQNQVNLSDPSRYKIGQPGTQRGDFRKRDTYLFVSVGISFTFVSSKCYSF, from the coding sequence ATGACGCCAGGCAAACAGCTATTAATTATCTTCTTTCTCATCTTTAGTGGGCAGTTTGTTCGTGCGCAGCGTGCAGTGATAGGTGAACCCTCCTGGGAACTTGGTGTAATGGCTGGCGGTGCCGGTTATATGGGTGATCTTAATCAGAATAATCCATTGTATATCAGTGGTTTGTCTGGTGGAATTTATGCAAAGCGCAACTTTAACCAGTACCTGGGGGTCCGTTTAAATTATACTTATGGGCAGGTAAAAGCGGATGATTCCTATTCCGGCAATGAGCAGTTACGGGAAAGAAATCTGCGTTTTAAAACATCACTGAGTGAATTCAGCGCGCTGGTGGATTTTAATTTTTTTAATTTTAACCTTGGCGGCGGAACGCGGCAATTTACGCCATACCTGTTTACGGGAGTGGGGTTACTTGTATTTAAACCAACTGTAAAAGTAAATGGCGAGCGTTATCGGTTAGATCGCCTGGCCACCGAAGGACAGGAAAATGGATATAAAAATGCCGTTTTAACCATTCCTTATGGCCTGGGCTTAAGGTATAATTACAGAGATACCTGGAGCATTTTTACCGAACTGGGCTATAGAACACCTTCTACCGATTATATTGATGATGTAAGCGGCCGTTATCCGGTTAACCAGGTAATTGTTGGAGATGGCCAGAATCAGGTTAATTTATCCGATCCTTCACGCTATAAAATTGGACAGCCGGGAACCCAAAGAGGCGATTTTCGAAAAAGGGACACTTATCTATTTGTTAGTGTTGGCATATCTTTTACCTTTGTATCCTCAAAATGCTATTCCTTTTAA
- a CDS encoding NAD kinase: MRIAIYGRDFNDTVLPYVQEVFDHLAEQSIQPVLYSKFKTSLHGKIKLPSNTIIFHNHAELKDHADVLLSLGGDGTLLDTLSLIRNSGIPVIGINFGRLGFLASINKNEIGQALKALSNGEYTLDSRSLLTLESDNHLFGEENFALNDITIHRRDNSAMMIIHASMNGEFINSYWADGLIIATPTGSTAYSLSCGGPIIYPDSKNFVITPIAPHNLNVRPVVVPDGNTLSFEVEARESKFLVSCDSRTVTVERSVKISIKKADFCINLIRLNNETYLNTLRNKLLWGIDTRNY, from the coding sequence ATGAGGATTGCAATTTACGGGAGAGATTTTAATGATACGGTATTGCCCTATGTTCAGGAGGTTTTCGATCATTTGGCCGAGCAAAGTATCCAGCCCGTTTTATATTCTAAATTTAAAACATCTCTTCACGGCAAAATTAAACTGCCTTCAAATACAATCATTTTTCACAACCATGCCGAACTTAAAGACCATGCTGATGTACTGTTGAGTTTGGGGGGTGATGGAACTTTACTGGATACCTTATCGTTGATCCGCAATTCTGGCATACCCGTAATCGGGATCAATTTTGGCCGTTTAGGGTTTCTGGCCAGTATCAATAAAAATGAAATCGGACAGGCATTAAAGGCTTTAAGCAATGGAGAATATACATTAGATTCCCGTTCGCTGTTAACTTTAGAATCGGATAACCATTTGTTTGGCGAAGAAAACTTTGCATTAAACGATATCACCATTCACCGTCGCGATAATTCGGCCATGATGATTATCCACGCCTCTATGAACGGAGAGTTTATCAACTCCTACTGGGCAGATGGATTGATTATTGCCACCCCGACAGGATCTACAGCTTATTCATTGAGTTGCGGAGGGCCGATTATCTATCCCGACTCGAAAAATTTTGTAATTACGCCCATTGCACCACATAATTTAAATGTTAGGCCAGTAGTGGTTCCTGATGGCAATACCCTCTCTTTTGAGGTAGAAGCCAGGGAATCAAAATTCCTCGTTTCCTGCGATAGCCGCACGGTAACAGTAGAGCGTTCGGTTAAAATCAGCATAAAAAAGGCAGATTTTTGCATAAATCTGATCCGCCTTAATAATGAAACCTACTTGAATACGTTAAGGAATAAATTATTATGGGGCATTGATACCCGTAACTACTAA
- a CDS encoding CBS domain-containing protein: MFAAEIISDAIPSLRTDDTVQKALDRMNDFKLKHLPVVNEVTLLGLVSEDDLLNIDNHDTLLSDSAVNTLNVFVLNNAHTYDVIRLFSQLKLTVVPVLDQQKNYAGLIPINSMVNAIAEQYAVNEPGGIIVLEISNRDNSLAHIAQIVEADNAQVLSSYVNSFEDSTRLEVTLKVNKTEITSLVASFERYDYLVKEVYNNTQIDDGSQERYDSFMNYLNV, encoded by the coding sequence ATGTTTGCTGCAGAAATCATATCAGATGCAATTCCGTCACTAAGAACTGATGACACGGTGCAGAAAGCTTTAGATCGTATGAACGACTTTAAACTGAAGCATTTACCGGTTGTTAACGAGGTAACTTTATTGGGTTTGGTTTCTGAAGATGATTTATTAAATATTGACAATCACGATACACTTTTAAGCGATAGTGCTGTAAACACCCTTAATGTTTTCGTGTTGAATAATGCACATACCTATGATGTAATCAGGTTATTCAGCCAGTTAAAATTAACAGTTGTTCCGGTTTTAGATCAGCAGAAAAATTATGCTGGTTTAATTCCAATCAATAGTATGGTAAATGCTATTGCCGAACAGTATGCGGTAAATGAACCTGGTGGCATTATAGTTTTGGAGATTAGTAACCGTGATAATTCTCTGGCACATATTGCGCAGATTGTTGAAGCTGATAATGCTCAGGTACTCTCTTCTTATGTGAATTCTTTCGAAGACTCTACACGTCTGGAAGTAACGCTCAAAGTAAATAAAACAGAAATTACTTCATTGGTAGCCTCTTTCGAAAGGTATGATTACTTGGTGAAAGAAGTATATAATAATACCCAGATTGATGATGGGTCGCAGGAGCGTTACGATTCTTTCATGAATTATTTAAATGTATAA
- a CDS encoding alpha/beta fold hydrolase encodes MTYPIIEEDGFKYIEAGTGETLVLLHGLMGELSNWELVIEQFKDRYRVIIPILPIYDLPILTLGVKALSRYLHRFLKYKNLNQVVLVGNSLGGHVGLVFTVAHQEFVKALVLTGSSGLYENAFGGSFPRRESYDYIKEKVEFTFYDPATATKELVDDVFKTVNDRSRVIRILTMAKSAIRHNMAKELSKITIPVSLIWGKNDKVTPPEVAEEFHQLLPNSELNWVDKCGHAPMMEHPQIFNAFLEKFLDRILLK; translated from the coding sequence ATGACTTACCCGATAATAGAAGAGGACGGATTTAAATACATTGAAGCTGGAACAGGCGAGACACTGGTATTGCTACATGGCCTGATGGGCGAACTAAGCAATTGGGAACTGGTTATCGAACAGTTTAAAGATCGCTATCGTGTAATTATTCCAATTTTACCAATTTACGATCTGCCAATTTTAACATTGGGCGTAAAAGCATTGTCGAGATATCTTCATCGCTTTTTAAAATATAAAAATTTAAACCAGGTAGTGCTTGTGGGTAATTCGCTTGGTGGCCATGTAGGTTTAGTATTTACCGTTGCTCATCAGGAATTTGTTAAAGCGCTGGTACTTACAGGTAGTTCTGGTTTATATGAAAATGCTTTTGGAGGATCTTTCCCACGTAGAGAGAGCTACGATTATATTAAGGAAAAAGTTGAATTTACTTTTTACGATCCGGCAACGGCAACCAAAGAACTGGTAGATGATGTTTTTAAAACAGTTAACGACAGATCAAGGGTTATTCGTATTTTAACCATGGCAAAATCGGCAATACGCCACAATATGGCTAAAGAACTTTCGAAAATTACCATACCGGTTTCTTTAATCTGGGGCAAAAATGATAAGGTTACTCCGCCGGAAGTGGCAGAAGAATTCCACCAGTTATTGCCGAACTCAGAATTAAATTGGGTTGATAAGTGTGGGCATGCGCCTATGATGGAACACCCACAGATATTTAATGCATTTTTAGAGAAATTTTTAGATAGAATATTGTTAAAATAA
- a CDS encoding GatB/YqeY domain-containing protein: protein MISNTIDQEIKKAMLAKNNAQLRGLRAIKAALLLAKTEKGSSEEITEEAELKILQKLIKQRRESADIYKQQNREDLYQVEEEEIEVINQFLPKQLDRAEVASIIEEVIKQSGATSVKDMGKVMGMANKELAGKADGKLIAEIVKEKLA from the coding sequence ATGATATCAAACACAATAGATCAGGAAATAAAAAAAGCCATGCTGGCTAAAAACAATGCACAGTTAAGAGGTTTAAGAGCAATAAAAGCTGCCTTACTTTTAGCAAAAACAGAGAAAGGATCTTCAGAAGAAATTACGGAAGAAGCTGAACTCAAAATCCTTCAGAAACTGATTAAACAACGACGCGAATCTGCTGATATTTACAAGCAACAAAATCGCGAAGATTTGTATCAGGTAGAAGAAGAAGAAATTGAGGTGATTAATCAATTTTTACCAAAACAGTTAGATAGGGCAGAGGTTGCCTCAATTATTGAGGAGGTAATCAAACAATCTGGCGCTACATCGGTTAAGGATATGGGTAAGGTAATGGGCATGGCAAACAAAGAACTGGCTGGTAAAGCAGATGGTAAATTAATTGCGGAGATTGTTAAAGAAAAACTGGCTTAA
- a CDS encoding SDR family oxidoreductase — protein MSKIALITGATSGIGEACAHTFAQQGYNLVLLARREDRLAKIAHHLEDKYAITIKQVFADVREKESLTNALEVLPAEWKKVDVLINNAGLSQGLDPIDKGDTNDWDTMIDTNVKGLLYVTKIISNWMIPNQSGHIINIGSIAGKEVYPNGNVYCASKHAVDALSKGMRIDLLPHGIKVTEINPGMVETEFSVVRFKGDEDRAKKVYENLEPLIADDIADAIWYVVSRPKHVNINDMLIMPTAQATATIINRV, from the coding sequence ATGTCTAAAATCGCATTAATTACAGGTGCAACTTCTGGTATTGGCGAAGCTTGTGCACATACATTTGCCCAACAAGGTTATAACCTGGTATTATTGGCCCGCAGAGAAGACCGCCTGGCTAAAATTGCACATCATTTAGAAGACAAATATGCCATTACGATTAAACAGGTTTTTGCAGATGTTCGCGAAAAAGAAAGTCTTACCAATGCATTAGAAGTTTTGCCTGCAGAGTGGAAAAAGGTTGATGTTTTAATTAACAATGCAGGCTTGAGCCAGGGTTTAGATCCCATTGATAAAGGTGATACCAACGATTGGGACACCATGATTGATACCAATGTGAAAGGCTTGCTTTACGTAACCAAAATTATTTCCAACTGGATGATCCCAAATCAATCGGGCCATATTATTAACATTGGTTCTATCGCAGGAAAAGAAGTTTATCCAAATGGAAACGTATATTGTGCCAGCAAACATGCTGTAGATGCTTTGAGTAAAGGCATGCGTATCGATTTATTACCCCACGGCATTAAGGTTACAGAAATTAATCCGGGTATGGTAGAAACCGAATTTTCGGTGGTACGTTTTAAAGGTGATGAGGATCGGGCGAAAAAGGTGTACGAAAACCTGGAGCCGCTAATTGCCGACGATATTGCAGATGCCATTTGGTATGTTGTGAGCAGGCCAAAGCATGTTAACATTAACGATATGCTGATTATGCCTACCGCACAGGCTACCGCAACAATTATAAATAGGGTATAA
- a CDS encoding outer membrane beta-barrel protein: MIRKLSLILSLFMVSTTTFAQNWGGGIDDEDWSFGFNFQYISAEYKILKKPNWRSPFYEVPNSLDPSYDPNSGIPVTSTLNAISSSPSQGFGLGFVMNRMISDNFDIRATPSLIFSDRVVTYEYEPMAPIDVGNGQTKNFQTVVDRKVQATMFEFPLGIKVKSNRLNNFRVYWLGGAKYSIDIASKKKTFDEGETAVNKFLKNKRNYLSYETGIGFDIYFEYFKMSPEIKLSYSANDLLQHDNTVYANPIDKLKLRQLTFSLIFQ, encoded by the coding sequence ATGATCAGAAAATTAAGCCTCATTCTTTCACTTTTTATGGTTTCTACAACCACCTTTGCACAAAATTGGGGTGGCGGAATAGATGATGAAGATTGGAGTTTTGGTTTTAATTTTCAGTATATCTCGGCCGAATACAAAATCCTAAAAAAGCCAAATTGGCGATCGCCTTTTTATGAAGTGCCAAATTCTCTGGATCCATCTTACGATCCAAATTCAGGCATTCCGGTTACCTCAACATTAAATGCTATTTCCAGCTCGCCATCTCAAGGTTTTGGATTGGGTTTTGTAATGAATAGAATGATCTCTGATAACTTTGATATCAGGGCAACACCCTCGCTAATTTTTAGCGATAGGGTAGTTACTTACGAGTATGAGCCAATGGCGCCGATTGACGTAGGCAACGGGCAAACAAAAAACTTCCAAACCGTGGTAGACAGAAAAGTTCAGGCTACGATGTTCGAATTTCCATTAGGCATAAAGGTAAAATCGAACCGGCTGAATAATTTTAGGGTATATTGGTTAGGTGGTGCTAAATATTCTATAGATATAGCTTCGAAAAAGAAAACCTTCGATGAAGGAGAAACAGCCGTAAATAAGTTTTTAAAGAATAAAAGAAATTACCTGTCATACGAAACAGGTATTGGTTTCGATATTTATTTCGAGTATTTTAAAATGTCGCCCGAAATAAAACTTTCGTATTCGGCCAACGATTTGCTTCAGCATGATAATACTGTTTACGCCAATCCGATAGATAAGTTGAAATTACGTCAATTAACGTTCAGTTTGATTTTTCAATAG
- the ubiE gene encoding bifunctional demethylmenaquinone methyltransferase/2-methoxy-6-polyprenyl-1,4-benzoquinol methylase UbiE, whose product MNQNITPYQVEDATKKEQVATMFNNISGTYDFLNHFLSLGIDVLWRKKAIKELISIQPRIMLDVATGTGDFAFEAIKKLHPEKVIGVDISEGMLEVAKKKINERSLNEVFTVQVGDSEGLHFENDTFDAITCAYGVRNFENLEKGLTDMYRVLKPNGKMVILEFSKPKVFPVKQLYSFYFKQVTPFFGKLFSKDHRAYTYLPESVAAFPDGKDFTNLMEKVGFKSTKQRILTFGISSIYVGTK is encoded by the coding sequence ATGAATCAGAATATTACTCCATACCAGGTAGAAGATGCAACTAAAAAAGAGCAGGTTGCAACCATGTTTAACAACATTTCTGGCACTTACGATTTTTTAAACCATTTTCTTTCTTTAGGCATTGATGTATTATGGCGTAAAAAAGCCATTAAAGAATTAATTTCTATCCAACCCAGGATTATGCTTGATGTAGCTACTGGAACTGGCGATTTTGCTTTTGAAGCCATTAAAAAACTTCATCCGGAAAAGGTTATTGGTGTTGATATTTCTGAAGGCATGTTAGAAGTAGCTAAAAAGAAAATTAACGAACGTAGTTTAAACGAAGTTTTTACCGTTCAGGTAGGCGATTCTGAAGGCCTGCATTTCGAAAATGATACGTTTGATGCCATTACCTGCGCTTATGGAGTGCGTAACTTCGAAAATCTCGAAAAAGGATTAACCGATATGTACCGGGTATTAAAACCCAATGGGAAAATGGTGATACTCGAATTTTCAAAACCAAAGGTTTTTCCTGTAAAACAATTGTATAGCTTTTATTTTAAACAGGTAACGCCGTTTTTTGGAAAACTATTTTCTAAAGACCATAGAGCCTATACTTATTTGCCAGAATCGGTAGCAGCTTTTCCAGACGGGAAAGATTTTACTAATCTGATGGAAAAAGTTGGCTTTAAAAGTACCAAACAAAGAATTTTAACGTTTGGAATAAGTTCGATATATGTAGGAACCAAATGA
- the yihA gene encoding ribosome biogenesis GTP-binding protein YihA/YsxC produces the protein MIIKTATFVCSNTQVSALPVPTMPEYAFIGRSNVGKSSLINMLVNQHGLAKTSQRPGKTQLINHFLINEAWYIVDLPGYGYAKVSKTSREKWEKFIRAYITKRESLQCVFVLIDSRLEPQGIDIEFCYWLGEKQIPFSLIFTKADKQGMTTTQKNVAAFKKKLGEFFEEIPSTFISSAEKGTGKDEVLNFIYEVNKDFVVPTDYKKF, from the coding sequence ATGATTATCAAAACGGCAACATTTGTTTGCAGCAACACCCAGGTTTCGGCACTACCGGTACCAACTATGCCCGAATATGCATTTATTGGTCGCTCTAATGTGGGTAAATCTTCATTAATCAATATGCTGGTTAATCAACATGGGTTGGCCAAAACCTCGCAACGTCCTGGAAAAACACAGTTGATTAATCACTTTTTAATTAACGAAGCCTGGTACATTGTCGATTTACCGGGTTATGGTTATGCCAAGGTTTCTAAAACCAGCAGAGAGAAATGGGAGAAATTTATCCGCGCCTATATCACCAAAAGAGAAAGTTTACAATGTGTTTTTGTTTTGATAGACAGCCGTTTAGAACCTCAGGGAATTGATATAGAATTTTGCTATTGGTTAGGTGAAAAACAGATCCCGTTTTCGTTAATTTTTACCAAAGCTGATAAACAGGGCATGACCACCACACAGAAAAATGTAGCCGCTTTTAAGAAAAAATTAGGTGAGTTTTTCGAAGAGATTCCTTCCACCTTTATTTCTTCTGCTGAAAAAGGAACCGGAAAAGATGAAGTTTTAAATTTCATTTATGAGGTGAATAAAGATTTCGTGGTTCCGACAGATTATAAAAAGTTTTAA
- a CDS encoding UbiA-like polyprenyltransferase, translated as MKKYFSLVLFAHSVFALPFAMIGFFLGVTTTENPFSWYKLILVLLCMVFARNSAMAFNRYLDRNIDAKNPRTKMRDIPAGKVSANEALIFVIANCVLFAITTYFINPLCFYLSPVALFVVLFYSYTKRFTALCHLVLGLGLALAPIGAYIAVTGHFALVPVLYSLTVLFWVSGFDIIYALQDEEFDREEKLHSIPSALGIKNALNVSVLLHILSATCVILPVFFTSFSWVYYVGIVFFCSMLIYQHLLVKPNDISKVNRAFQTLNGYASVVFAVCFLIDAYLRHK; from the coding sequence ATGAAAAAATACTTTTCACTCGTATTATTCGCTCACTCCGTTTTTGCGCTACCATTTGCTATGATTGGTTTCTTTTTGGGCGTAACTACAACAGAAAATCCATTTTCCTGGTATAAACTAATTTTAGTTTTGCTGTGTATGGTTTTTGCCAGAAACTCGGCCATGGCTTTTAACCGTTATCTCGACAGAAACATTGATGCAAAGAACCCGCGTACCAAAATGCGCGATATCCCTGCAGGTAAAGTTTCAGCAAATGAAGCATTGATTTTCGTTATCGCCAATTGTGTTCTTTTCGCCATTACCACCTACTTTATTAACCCGCTTTGTTTCTATTTATCGCCAGTGGCTTTGTTCGTGGTTTTGTTCTATAGCTACACCAAACGTTTCACTGCGCTTTGCCATTTGGTATTGGGCTTAGGCCTGGCGCTTGCTCCTATTGGTGCTTACATTGCCGTTACCGGGCATTTTGCACTGGTTCCTGTGCTCTACTCTCTAACAGTGTTATTCTGGGTAAGTGGATTTGATATTATATATGCCTTACAGGACGAAGAATTTGATCGCGAAGAAAAATTACATTCCATTCCATCGGCACTTGGCATTAAAAATGCTCTGAATGTTTCAGTGCTGTTGCACATACTTTCAGCTACTTGCGTAATATTGCCGGTATTTTTTACATCTTTTAGTTGGGTGTATTACGTAGGTATTGTGTTTTTCTGTTCGATGTTGATTTATCAGCATTTATTGGTAAAACCGAACGACATCAGCAAAGTAAACCGGGCTTTTCAAACCTTAAACGGTTATGCATCGGTGGTATTTGCTGTATGTTTTTTAATAGATGCATATTTGAGACATAAATAA